In Heterodontus francisci isolate sHetFra1 chromosome 40, sHetFra1.hap1, whole genome shotgun sequence, one DNA window encodes the following:
- the LOC137353121 gene encoding zinc finger protein 84-like gives MAMHKKSEFEMNDPTAVTEVSGNDPTPTVIRGRHEYLCSVCGKACTSPSHLEIHLRVHTGEKPFECPVCKKRFGGYHNLRRHQLIHTAEKRFQCTVCDRMFRTSGQLKTHCQIHVGGRRFECSECKKGFYTISSLTVHQRFHTGEKPYECAECKKRFYTASERVNHQRTHTGERPFECIECKKRFYRISELTQHQRVHTGERPFECSECKKRFYRTSELMVHQRIHTGERPFECSECKKRFYTSSYLTVHRRIHTGEKPFECNECKKRFCSASELTNHQRIHTGERPFECSVCGKAFARSFHLKKHEITHTGDRPFECSECKKRFYTASEWENHQRIHTGERLFECRVCGKAFTQSRHLKNHERTHSGERPFECSICRKAFTQLSHLKNHERTHTGERPFECSVCGKAFTQSSHLKKHQSTHT, from the coding sequence ATGGCAATGCACAAGAAATCTGAATTTGAAATGAATGATCCAACAGCAgtgactgaagtcagtgggaatgatCCAACTCCTACTGTGATCCGAGGCCGGCATGAGTATTTGTGTTCTGTCTGTGGCAAAGCCTGCACATCTCCTTCGCATTTAGAAATACATCTACGGGTTCATACCGGAGAGAAGCCCTTTGAATGCCCTGTGTGTAAAAAGAGATTTGGAGGGTACCATAACCTTAGACGACATCAGCTAATTCACACTGCAGAGAAACGGTTCCAGTGTACGGTGTGTGACCGGATGTTCCGCACATCTGGCCAGCTGAAAACCCATTGTCAAATTCATGTTGGAGGCCGACGCTTTGAATGCAGTGAATGTAAAAAGGGATTTTATACCATCAGTTCCCTGACAGTCCATCAGCGATTTCACACTGGAGAGAAGCCTTATGAATGTGCTGAGTGTAAAAAACGATTTTACACAGCCAGCGAGCGTGTAAATCACCAGCGAACTCACACCGGAGAGAGACCCTTTGAATGTATTGAGTGTAAAAAGCGATTTTATAGAATCAGTGAGCTCACacagcaccagcgagttcacactggagagagacccTTTGAATGTAGTGAGTGTAAAAAGCGGTTTTACAGAACAAGTGAGCTAATGGTGCATCAACGaattcacactggagagagaccaTTTGAATGTAGTGAGTGTAAAAAGCGAttttacacatctagttacctgaCAGTGCATCGGCGAATTCACACTGGAGAAAAACCATTTGAATGTAACGAGTGTAAAAAACGATTTTGTTCAGCCAGTGAACTGACAAATCATCAACGAATTCACACGGGAGAGAGACCATTTGaatgcagtgtgtgtggaaaagcttTTGCTCGATCCTTTCATCTAAAGAAACATGAGATCACTCACACTGGGGACAGACCGTTTGAATGCAGCGAGTGTAAAAAGCGATTTTACACAGCCAGTGAGTGGGAAAATCATCAACGAATTCACACTGGTGAGAGATTATTTGAATGCAGGGTATGTGGAAAAGCCTTTACACAGTCAAGACACCTCAAGAATCATGAGCGCACTCACTCTGGTGAAAGGCCATTTGAATGCAGTATCTGTCGAAAAGCTTTTACACAGTTGAGTCACCTCAAGAATCATGAACGCACTCACACAGGAGAGAGACCATTTGaatgcagtgtgtgtggaaaagcctTTACGCAGTCCAGCCACCTGAAGAAGCACCAGAGTACTCACACGTGA